From Pangasianodon hypophthalmus isolate fPanHyp1 chromosome 10, fPanHyp1.pri, whole genome shotgun sequence:
gaaacattttggctcttttatttttattttattatattttttattatttttttaaggagcagattttgttaaaaaacagtttttctcATGGAGAAAACAACACTGTTGTTTcagtaataaacacacatggGGTTCAGTAATATACACTAAATTGCCAAATGTTTGTTgacacctgactgtcacacccACACATATGTGGTtgttccccaaactgttaccacaaagttggaagcacacaattgtctagaatgtgtttgtatgctgtaatattacagtttcccttcactggaagtaagaggtccaaacctgttccagcatgacaaagcaagctccatgaagacatggtgtgttgaggttggagtggaagaactcaagtgttctgtacagagtcctgacctcaatgCCACTgtacacctttgggatgaactggaacgccgactgcaccccagacctcctcaaccAACATCAGTACTTGatctcactaatactcttgctCTTTgtatgaacacaaatccccacagccacagtccaaaatctagtggaaagccttcccagaagagtggaggttattataacagtatgggtatgatggacaggtgtccacatacttttggacgtATAGTGTATCTATCGCTAGCAAGGAAAACAATATCAAGAATTCAgtgtttaatttgtatttactattttttaaaataatttcttaatCTATTTTTTTCAATTACAAAATCACACTCTACCACATGTATGAACTTGAGGCCAATTGTGGCCTAGAAatcctaaaaaacaaaaaataaaacaaaaaataaaacagacaaaaaacatatacagaCTTCAAATGCCACGCTGACTGTAATTTAGTCCAGTTTAAAGGAACCTGTCTTCAAAACaaagttaataaaattaaatgattcCATTACAGATGGATctctgtaattatttatattagagTTGGATATTAATTCTATTTTGTTAATATTCTTAATATACTTATTATTCTATtcatcattctgtcattctgtctcaACCTGACCTCTCTAAtatctttgtcatgttttaaataaaacaatcagcTGTGTCTTGTACAAACACATCACCAGTGAAAAACCTTAGATGCAAATTtatgttgaggagtgtgtgtgtgtgtgtgtgtgtgtgtgtgagagagagagagagagagacagagagagagagagagagagagagagatcagattaTTTTGTCTCTAGTCTGCCTCCAATATTGTCTTTCAAAATTCAGATGGCAAacacatgtacatatacacatgcacgcatgcacacgcacacttCAAACTAATAAAGTCCTGAGCAGCAAGGACACACACTTGTAGCTGAACATATTGAGACCAATGTAAATGGGTAAAGCAGCACGTAGCCAGGAGATCGTCTAGGTTACCGTCTCTTAGCAACAGACAGACATTCACCTCCAGTCTGCTGGTTGCCAGGAGTAACGGTGATGTTTGGAGCCATTCTGTATTTGAGCTTGGAGGAGAGAAGAACCGACGgagtctgacacacacagtgatcgGATTTGCTCTGATCAAACACATGATTCTTGCACATCTGGACTGCGGAAAGTCCTGGAACCTTTCCTCGGTGTGTGAGTGATCGTCTCGTCTATGATACCTCAAATTCAttacatatataattatttgtattataattTTTGCCTTTTATAATGTGGGTAAATAGCTAAGTTGATATCTTAAccaattctgattctgatcttTATTCAATATTCCTTTTGTTTCTCAGCCTTGAACAATCAttcactgaaaactgaaaacctCCAAAAAACTTAACTGTTTTCTTTGTTGCTGtgacattacccacaatgcacacGCCAGCTTCGATAGTGACTGGCATTGTCTTCTCTCCCTTGGGACTGGTGCTGGTGTTCACGGCAGCCATCACACCTCAGTGGCGGGAAGGCCAGGCTCGTCTGGGGAGGGTTGGGACTGGTGTAGGCGAAGCCAAGGGCATTGAGCTTCTGCTCCTTCGCTCCGATGGACTATGGGAGAGCTGCCTGCAGGTGGTGCACTCCGAATTGCGTGagtgctggcctgtatctggaCCATACCAACATGATTCACGTGTCCGTGCCACTCGGGGACTTGTGCTCTTGTCTCTGTTCCTGTGTGGCTCGGGGATTGTGCTTGCCAGTGTCGGTGCCCGCTGTTGGACGGACACACCACTCAGAAATGtagcaggagctggaggattgCTGGTGGCACTTGCGGGTGTGATCAGCCTCGCAGCGCTGAGCATCTATACTCATCACTTGCCCAAACTGGGGGTGGAGCTCGTATCAAACATGTCTGACTTTCAAGGGCTTGACTTGCGCAAGTTGCCCAGTCTGACCCTGCGCCCGGCTGGTTCGCTGTATTTTGGGTGGGTTGGTGCATGGGTGCAGGTGCTCGGAGGGCTGGCACTGCTGTTTGGACTTGGACGACCGCGATGTCCGGTTCGCACCaaacaggtacagagggagattGTGATGAAGGCTTACGATGTCAGCTGCTAGACAAAGCTTGTTTATGAAAAGAGGAGGAATAAAAGGACAGTCAGGACTCTATTCATCAACACTGCTGTAACTGCTTGGATCATCATAAAGAAGGTTAACACCAACTGCTTAATTGATATACCCTGTTCTGGCACCATTAtctgtggtgcagcaggtaatGTTGCTGTCTCAAATCTtgagggtccctggtttgaagctgaactcaggttactgtctgtgtggagttctgcaTGTTCCCTCCAAGCTCATGTGGGTTTCATCCGGATTCTCCggcttcccaaaaacatgcaggtaggaggattggctatgctaaattgcccctgtgtGTCAaagagagtgtgaatgtgtatactatggactggcattccatctggggtgaattctctcACTCTGCACTCAGTGCtcccaccatgaccctgaccaggataatacacttactgaaagtgaatgaagaaatgaatgGTTTAATGTGGATCTAACAAAACAACCAAATGAGTACTGCTGTGTGGGTTGCCACTGCATTTCAGAGTCAGGAGCCCATGGTACCTGTTTTGCTCCATATAGCTAGGCAGTGTTGGGTGTGTaagcagagaataaacacatctCTTCACAAAGAGACTCTTTTGGACTCCCCTTGCCTCCTGAACTGGCTTGTTTTTACTGACAAAGCTGGTTTTTGTGGCTTAATCCCATTCACCTGATCAAAATTCAGATGATAACTTTTGAAAAATAGATCAGGGTTGGAATGTATAAAGCTGTGCAAAAGTGGGCCAAAATTCACACAAATCAGGAACTACTCATATTAATAGTCATATAAACAAGAGCaatggataaaaatgttaatttttagAGTACTCTAAACTCCCAGACTATTTGAAAGGGTTTCAGAAGTCGAAATAAATGGACAAAGGAGCAAAGGAGATGTTCATAGAACAAGGCAGTGTCCACACCAGACATAATGTACGAGATCTGTTTAATGATGGCGAGCTTATTAAAAGGATCCCATTTGTGAGGGCTTCCTATTGATCACAGATTTAATTAGAGATAAAATATTACCGGCAACACAACAAGATAATGCAATAGAAATGAAGGTCGTCGTGACTTCCTGACAACAGAGAAAACAATGGAATATTGGACACAATGTAAATTGATACGAatgtaatacataaatattctgCTTTGCATTTATGCACACGCAAATCACACAACATAACCTATATTAACCTATAACCTATAACCTTCATGAGCCTGTTTGGGGTCCTTGAAATGATCTCCCCTTTATGGTCTCCCCTGGAATTGGGTCCGGTCCTATCCTTGTTAGTTTGGATCTAAATCTGCcccattattattttctttttcaactCCATCagtcaattaatcaatcaatcaattcatCATTCCACAAGCTGAATCTCCAACAGACCCATTGAGCATCAGCTAGATATCATGGGTGAGGGAATTCAACAGTTCCTTTGCTCCTCTGGCTCTCAAACCTGTGATCTCCCAGCGATAGGACGATCGTTTTCAGTTGCGCCACTCTGGGGCCtatggtggttattttttaataaggtgtggccacaaattaatatattgagtccacaaattattatattaaggACATGAGTTAAATTTCTCAAAATCTATTTTGTGGCCatgaaatacttaaaaaaaagatggcaaCCTTTGTATATTAAAATGAGCGAGACAGTGAAATCTAAATTAGATTTTTGTGGCCACAGGAAGCTAATGAATTAAGAATTGACTTTTTCCCCTTTCCCACCATATAAATAACTGAAGACCATATATTAAATACGACATTCCCAATCAAGTTACACAATTTGTTACACAATTCGTGGCCATGCCTTTGGTACCTCGTGGCCACAACATATGCCTTATTAAAAATACCCACTATGTCCTCATGTTTGCTCAGAGAGTTACTGATATACCATCTGTTCATTTCTGGTcttaattttaaaatctttatatatacCAGCCCTGATCTGGAATCAGCTCTGGCCATGACGTCAAGGCGTACATGACTACGAAAGCAAAAATACTAATGATAGATGTGAGAAGGGTGAACAGTGCAGCTGCCTGGGTGTCTATTCATGTGTTAATGACACGTTTTGTTTTCGTGCCAACAAAGCTCACTGCTACGCTGCTCAGGCCAATAGAAGCAAAAACAACTAAAGAAATTTAGCTGTCAGTAGATGATGTGTGCTGCTTGGTGGTGTAATTATGAATGTCAGTATTCATTTCTAATTTCACTTAGACTTGGTATAATTCACctatgtgttattattattattattattattgttgttgttgttgttaataataataataataataataataatttataaagtgACATGAAACCTAAGGCTAATTAGACTGTTTGCATCTATGTtgcataattttataatatttaacagCTACAGTATTTTACTTTGTAAGGTTAATCTCttcctgtaaaatgtttttttttgatttGTGAATATAAACCATCACATGCATTGACAGAAAGCGCTTAAAAGTTATTCATATGATGCCAAGTAATATTTTGCCTTAAGCCAGCAACTGTAAGACTTTTATGTGTAGGTTTTATGTCCTATGCAGTGTGTCTCATCAGTCTTATGTATATTTCTCTACTCTTAAAAAGTGAAACTTCAATGAAATGCACCTCATTGTGttgaatgtgtaaatatattttgtaatgttgctaaataactaaataaaagttTGTGGTTTATTCATGTATTCTGACATAACCCTTTCTATTTACAAGACCACTgtattgtatgtgtatttgtggtTAGAAACTTTTTACAGGAAATTCAGCTATACTTGTGGTGTTTCAGTACTCGATTTTAGCACTTCTCATTTTTCACTGGAAAAGTTCATTCAAGTGCTGCTGGGGTTTAGACggtaaaaaaagagagaaattaaaaactCTATGTGAGGAGCTTGTGTGTAAACAATAATTACCAGAGCAGACGAATGCTGCCTTTGAGTAAAAGATGGATTTTATGGaagaatgaaaaaacaaacatttgcaAACATGTTTGGAGTTGGCATGACttgtctgatgagaccaaatcTGAGTTTGGCACAAAGTGCTAATTTTGTTGGAAACCCAACACTGTTCATCACCCTGACATAATTTTCCGCCactgtgaagcacggtggtggtagcatcatgttgttgGATGTTTTTCCTCAACAGGAACTGAGATGAGTTGCATGACAAACTTTTGGGAATTATGCAGCAGCACTCTCAGTGATCTGTAGATGAagactagcagttatcaagcctgGAACTGACTAGAACTTATATAAAGACTTGGGTTGTTTTGTAGGTGATATtgttctgatgttgtaaagaagGAATATGCAGTATCTTATCGCTGATTTGAGGTGCTCAGATACGTTCATCTAGAATCATCCAATTAATCTTTAAAtataatgagacaaaaaaaggtttttagcTTTTGTAAActgtagacattttatttacaatataacaAACATTGCCTTTCACATATACAACTTACATTGTTCACAATATTACTAAATACTCTAAGACTCATGCTTTTGTTCTGTGTAATGAATTACAAGATCATTTACATtaattcttttccttttcttcccaTCATTGCACATATTAACAATATCAGTACAAACATGAAACATAAAActagatattatattaaaactttaaaatgactCTAAAAGTtacctgtaaaaataaaaggccCTATCAATGTCCGTTATGTGCACAGGCCACTTTGttctatttttatataacataaaattTGTCACAGATtattttcaaagaaaaataacttcctgtttcagaaaagAGCTCTGATAATGATGGTTGACAAATATGAGTTCGGAACTCATGCTCACTTCAACAGAGACATCAGGGATTTTGGTTATCTCCTTCTGGTTCCAggttcactgtttattttttttaagctctaTATCCAGTGCATCACTTTGAGTCTTCAGTGGATTAACAGCAATGTGTTCTTTCCAATCAGCAGTACTCTGCTTCAGATCTGAGTTGGGATGTGAACtgtattaaaagtaaataaatactgatCATGCTGGACTTGGGCTGCTGACGTGAAGACTTGGAAATCCATATTGAGATGAAGATTCATTTATACTGGTTGTTTTAAATGGTGTAACACTACTGTAAAAGTAGTGAACAAAACATGAGGATCAAGCAATTAATAATTACTTGATTATTTACAGATCTTTGgagtttcattttaaaaaatgtgagtaAAACAACAGAAAGCCACTGCTACTAGCTAGCTAGGCAGTTAGCTTAAAAACATCATTAAGGTTGCTCAGCAACACTGACATCGATCATTTCTTGTAAGAACAAGGTTGGAAAATGGAAATGCTCCCCAGAGCAGCTCGAGTCCCGCCGCATTCCTAAAAAGAGGCTCTGACTTGTCAGAACCCTAAAGTGGATGGGCACAGGGTCAGTACTTATCAGCTCAGATGTAGAAGTAATTTTCAGAAGAGCTGCTGTCTGCTCTTTGACTATGTGGATCAGTAAGCCCTGCTAAGTGTTCCCGCCCAGAGTCGAGGGCGGAGTCTCCATCGCTAGGCAACTCGGCGTCCACTAGCTGCTCTCCGTCACTCAGGCTGAGTCTGCATGCTCCGTCGTCATCAGCGGTGGCGGTTTTCACTTGTGGGGttgtttggttgtgttttttctctgtGGCGATTTTCTCGATTTCCTGGTAGAGATCATCGTTGTTCTGCTTCCACTGGCGGAATTTCAGCGGCGTCAGACTGGAATCTTCCAGAAGCTTATCGATGAGCTGTAGCTCCGCCTCTTTCGCCTGGGGAGATATATTCAGTGTGGCAAAATCGCTATGTTATGATATTTgaagacatatatatatatatatatatatatatatatatatatttataccgcagcactgctgaattcttgaatctgattagtCCAATGgtgttgactaattttctattacagcagctagTAGTGATAATAGTGCTGGTTGTAATTCAAGTCACGGCTTTATATGAATGCAATCATTCTAATAccttattatttctatagtaaaatcctacacagggacttgtatggttaATGCTGCATATAAACGGTTTAAATGATCTGtctgtaactgttgatatggtcaagtttaaggaaatatttagcatttttggaaggagtctccattgttagtgctttgtaagagtcagagatGAAAGCTGCAACTTTATGCATGGATTAAGAGCAATATGATTAGTATAAACCTGATCAGCATGTGTTCAGTATGAATGTTAcatgtgtataggtgtgtgtgaatgagtaatATAATaagttctttaataataaactggCAGCCACTGTAGTGGCCATCATTAATGAAGAAAAggatatattaaaatatatataatggatATATTATTACCTTCTTCTGATAATTTACACTGCCAGTCTCTGAACACCTAATCTTTAGTTTCttaagttttattaaaatgtactcACTAGTTTATTGCTtctgaacaaacaaaatgatacaAAATCACACTTAAATAATGACACCTGAATCTTTGTGAAGCATATTAATTGCTCATTCTCAGATCCTGATGTGATCCTCAGTGCTTTATTTAAGGCAGGACACTTAAAGGCACTTAGAGGATAAACACGTTATGACAATAGATAAAACACTCATAGACAATGctagtattaactgtaaaaaatTAATAGATGGTGGGGCTGTACTGCCTAATTAGAGTTATAAAGATTATGGCCTTTTCTGATTCCATTAGATATGACCTTGAGTGTTCCAATAAAACAAAGTCATTTCTCAgttaaagaaacatttaataataaacattaattgGGTCACTTACACctaatttaaaaatgcatttacagtgacgtcatttaaacaaaaatgctaaaatataggTGTTCAATAACATTTTGGTAGTGTAATTATTCCCTGATATCTCTGTTGATGCAAAtcaaataagtgtgtgtgtgtgtgtgtgtgtgtgtgtgtgtctcaccttgAGTGTGCTCTGGAGAGCGCGGAGTGTGTGGATCTTCTCATTGATGACGGGATTTTTGTTTCGTCGGATAAATGACCTGCGGAGTTGGTCATGAGTGATGGGCTGATTCTGGCCAATCAGAGACACTCCTCCCTCCTTCAGCTTGTTAAACAGCTCTCCCATCTCATCCACCGTTCCTGAATTAGAGAGACGAGAGGAACACGGACAGTGAGAAATaatggacaatgacagagtctatcaatattacatttatactatattatatcgTGCCTCCAAACTATAATGGTTTTGCTAGATTCTGATTTACACATAAAtaacactgattttaaaaacgatccaacacacatacagcacacagagagatGTTTTTGAGCAATCCACCCCACagtgtagttgtgtacctgcagctttactgccccctgctggtgaAGTGGTTACTGCACCTCCTCCTagtggtttgtttttcttgccCAGAGCTCGAGGAAGTGTATTCGAGTGGGCCTTCTATCA
This genomic window contains:
- the cldn23l gene encoding claudin-23 — its product is MHTPASIVTGIVFSPLGLVLVFTAAITPQWREGQARLGRVGTGVGEAKGIELLLLRSDGLWESCLQVVHSELRECWPVSGPYQHDSRVRATRGLVLLSLFLCGSGIVLASVGARCWTDTPLRNVAGAGGLLVALAGVISLAALSIYTHHLPKLGVELVSNMSDFQGLDLRKLPSLTLRPAGSLYFGWVGAWVQVLGGLALLFGLGRPRCPVRTKQVQREIVMKAYDVSC